From Topomyia yanbarensis strain Yona2022 chromosome 1, ASM3024719v1, whole genome shotgun sequence, one genomic window encodes:
- the LOC131693511 gene encoding uncharacterized protein LOC131693511: MPVGHSPPIPLVNPEDENVIPPLPSPTRSESESFRGFQDSEIAADAATTKELTGLFRQRSQVHRKLVRLHSTFRDVRHFELAQLNVMSSKLANAYAEFNSIQNRIMALVPDEKVAEQERACDAFEDLHDYLSTAIEGIIIQMKNDAILPPTAPQVVIQQQPLKAPIPTFDGMYANWPKFKAVFQDLMANSADTDAIKLYHLDKALVGAAAGVLDENIISAGNYQQAWAVLTERYENQRVIVESHIRGLLQLKRMSGESYKDLRALLDESTRHVESLRYLNQQLIGISEHMVVYTITNALDKATRKAWESTLKRGELPKYESTIAFLKTRCQILENCETSTPVAPTPVPKSKFVTVVPKAPIQKSYATTTVNTNQAEMCELCGGAHFNYQCATLKNLNASQKSEKIRAAGACFNCLRKGHRSNRCPSNNSCRKCQKRHHTILHDDSAEGCSQDGRTKVPTQQVPESANVATPVPVLNSSTAPKEDPPVSTACSCNYGQSSKIVLLLTAIVHAIDRHNQPHECRVLLDSGSQVNFVSEKMADILGIPKKRANVAITGINALKTLARDKVFVKFCSRYEDFHANIECLVTPKVTGTIPSVKIDVTEWNIPQGIHLADPEFHKPEKIDMLVGAELFFDLLKPGCITLADNLPQLRDTHLGWVVAGVINDAIVSNVAIQQSNVASIARVEKLMHQFWSVEEVPDVTPLSVEEQSCETHFLSTHNRNPNGRFVVSLPLKENVNQIDDCRALALKRFLMLEKRLQRDAVLRSQYVDFIREYEALGHCHEVKESNDQSNWAMYYMPHHAVLRPHSSSTKCRVVFDASAKSSSPKLSLNEVLKVGPIVQRDLFSIMLSFRKHAVVFSADITKMYRQILVAPEDTCYQRIFWREQPTQPLRVLELDTVTYGTASAPYQATRCLLQLAEDESADFPIGARIVKEDCYIDDVLSGADTIEEAIECHRQLKQMLARGCFPVHKWCSNSDEFMQCIPVEEREKQFTLQEYGANEAIRVLGLLWDPNNDQLLIAHQNQQLSTPAQPATKRIIYSEIARFFDPLGLFSPVIVVAKILMQQLWKTNAGWDDILNEQFQQQWRLLQESLPHLNFIQVPRCVTFPNAVAYELHGFADASAVAYGACIYVRSISADGSAQLKLLSSKSKVTPLHEVTIPKKELCAALLLTRLLEKVLQAIQMTFREIVLWSDSTIVLAWLKKPADRLQVFVRNRVAEIQRITGNFKWCYVRSGSNPADVVSRGQLPEQLLNNELWWNGPVLLRSTYYELEDPEEVPDQLLPEMKLVIATPAVKVELFPFVTKFSNFRKVQRIMAYVLRFVNNCQQKHFLDRILTPYLTIRELQRSTEVLIKISQHVQLAHEFERLQSNKNCKRIGNLRPFIRDGLLRVGGRLMHSKLPYASKHPIILPDKDPITTMLIRTMHIELLHPGQSVLINAIRQRYWPLKARSTVRQITRKCVKCFRVRPGATTQLMGNLPQSRIVPSPPFAVTGVDYAGPLLVKQGTYRPKLVKAYVAVYVCMTTKAVHLEAVSDLTTDAFLASLRRFISRRGLVQQLHSDNATNFKGANHELNQLYHLFRDQQMFDQVQQFCAAREIEWHFIPPDAPEFGGLWEAAVKSAKTHLKRVVGNARLTFEELATILTEIEAVLNSRPLFSISTDPADPQVITPAHYLIGRPLITPAEPSLEDIKANRLSRWQHLQLMREHFWRAWRRDYLNTLQPRKKNLRMMPNLRPGMVVLLHDKTQPPLNWKLGHITAVHPDAEGLVRVVDIFVDGSTFRRPVNKLSVLPIEDNSIASPSDDESVVT; encoded by the coding sequence ATGCCAGTCGGACACTCACCGCCCATACCTTTAGTGAATCCTGAAGATGAAAATGTGATTCCACCGTTACCATCACCCACACGAAGTGAAAGTGAATCTTTTCGTGGTTTTCAGGATTCGGAAATAGCAGCTGATGCCGCCACCACGAAGGAACTGACCGGACTTTTCCGACAGCGAAGCCAGGTACACCGCAAATTGGTGCGGTTACATTCGACTTTCCGAGACGTCCGGCATTTCGAATTGGCCCAGCTTAACGTTATGAGCAGCAAACTTGCCAATGCTTATGCCGAGTTTAACAGCATCCAAAACCGCATAATGGCGCTCGTTCCGGATGAAAAAGTGGCAGAACAGGAAAGAGCCTGCGACGCTTTTGAAGATCTACATGATTACCTCTCCACGGCAATTGAAGGAATAATAATCCAGATGAAAAATGATGCTATTCTGCCACCCACCGCACCGCAAGTTGTAATTCAACAGCAACCATTGAAGGCACCGATTCCTACCTTCGATGGGATGTATGCAAATTGGCCAAAATTCAAAGCAGTTTTCCAGGACCTAATGGCCAACTCAGCAGACACCGATGCAATAAAATTGTACCACCTGGACAAGGCTCTTGTGGGTGCGGCGGCTGGAGTTTTGGATGAAAACATCATCAGCGCTGGTAACTATCAGCAAGCATGGGCTGTGCTGACAGAGCGATACGAAAATCAACGTGTCATCGTCGAGTCACACATAAGAGGATTGCTCCAACTCAAAAGGATGTCAGGTGAGTCATATAAGGATTTGCGAGCCCTTTTAGATGAGTCTACACGTCACGTAGAAAGCCTCCGGTATTTGAATCAGCAGCTCATCGGCATTTCGGAGCACATGGTTGTTTACACCATTACGAATGCACTGGACAAAGCGACGCGCAAGGCTTGGGAATCAACTCTTAAACGAGGTGAATTGCCTAAGTATGAGTCGACCATCGCTTTCCTTAAaaccagatgccaaattttggaaaactGCGAGACTTCTACACCAGTTGCACCGACGCCAGTCCCCAAATCGAAGTTCGTCACAGTAGTACCGAAGGCACCAATCCAGAAGAGTTACGCTACTACGACGGTCAACACGAATCAGGCAGAAATGTGTGAGCTTTGTGGTGGTGCGCATTTCAACTACCAGTGTGCCACGTTGAAGAACTTGAATGCATCCCAGAAGAGTGAGAAGATTCGAGCAGCGGGTGCATGTTTCAACTGCCTGCGCAAAGGCCATCGATCGAACAGATGTCCATCCAACAACAGCTGCAGAAAGTGTCAGAAGCGTCATCACACTATACTCCACGATGATAGTGCCGAAGGGTGCAGCCAGGATGGACGTACGAAGGTACCCACCCAGCAGGTACCAGAATCGGCTAACGTTGCGACTCCAGTTCCTGTTTTGAATTCGAGCACTGCTCCTAAAGAAGATCCACCAGTTTCGACAGCCTGTTCATGCAACTATGGGCAGTCATCAAAGATAGTGCTGCTACTAACTGCAATAGTACACGCCATTGATCGACATAATCAGCCACATGAGTGCCGTGTGTTGCTCGACAGCGGTTCTCAGGTAAATTTCGTGTCCGAGAAAATGGCAGACATCCTTGGGATTCCTAAGAAACGAGCCAATGTTGCAATTACCGGCATAAACGCCTTGAAAACGCTTGCTCGAGACAAGGTTTTCGTGAAATTCTGTTCCCGTTATGAAGATTTCCATGCCAACATCGAATGTTTGGTTACACCAAAGGTGACGGGCACAATTCCATCTGTCAAGATTGACGTCACCGAATGGAACATCCCCCAAGGGATTCATTTAGCCGATCCTGAGTTCCATAAGCCTGAGAAGATCGACATGCTAGTCGGAGCTGAGCTGTTCTTCGACTTGCTGAAGCCAGGTTGTATTACTCTCGCCGACAACTTGCCACAATTACGAGACACTCACCTTGGATGGGTGGTCGCCGGAGTGATAAACGATGCCATCGTATCCAACGTAGCCATTCAACAATCCAATGTCGCATCCATTGCCCGTGTGGAAAAGTTGATGCACCAGTTCTGGAGTGTTGAAGAAGTTCCCGATGTTACGCCGCTGTCTGTAGAAGAGCAGTCATGTGAAACACATTTCCTTTCCACTCACAATCGCAATCCAAATGGACGATTTGTCGTTAGCCTACCTCTGAAGGAAAATGTTAACCAGATTGATGATTGTCGTGCCTTAGCTTTGAAGCGATTCCTGATGCTTGAAAAACGGCTGCAGCGTGACGCCGTACTTCGATCCCAGTATGTTGATTTCATTCGCGAGTACGAGGCTCTTGGACATTGTCACGAAGTGAAGGAGTCCAATGATCAATCCAATTGGGCAATGTACTATATGCCACACCACGCCGTTCTTCGCCCACATAGCTCCAGCACCAAGTGTCGTGTGGTGTTCGACGCAAGCGCCAAGTCATCGTCACCAAAGCTATCGCTCAATGAAGTACTCAAGGTTGGTCCCATTGTTCAGAGGGATCTGTTTTCCATCATGCTGAGTTTCCGGAAGCATGCTGTTGTCTTTTCGGCGGACATAACAAAAATGTATCGGCAAATACTTGTGGCCCCGGAAGACACGTGCTACCAGAGAATATTTTGGAGAGAGCAGCCAACTCAACCGCTACGTGTTTTAGAATTGGATACTGTCACGTACGGCACAGCATCCGCTCCATATCAAGCCACCCGATGTTTGCTCCAGCTCGCTGAAGATGAGTCAGCAGACTTTCCCATTGGTGCTCGTATCGTAAAAGAGGATTGTTATATCGACGACGTGTTATCTGGTGCGGATACCATCGAGGAAGCCATTGAATGCCATCGCCAATTAAAGCAGATGCTCGCCCGAGGTTGTTTTCCCGTGCACAAATGGTGCTCCAACTCGGATGAGTTTATGCAGTGTATTCCAGTCGAAGAACGTGAAAAGCAGTTCACCTTGCAGGAATATGGTGCCAACGAAGCAATAAGGGTTCTTGGCTTACTGTGGGATCCGAATAACGATCAGCTTCTCATCGCTCATCAAAATCAACAATTGTCAACGCCGGCTCAACCAGCGACCAAACGGATCATATACTCCGAGATTGCAAGGTTTTTTGATCCATTGGGATTGTTCTCACCGGTGATCGTGGTCGCCAAGATTCTGATGCAGCAGCTATGGAAGACCAACGCAGGATGGGATGACATCCTGAATGAACAATTCCAACAACAATGGCGACTGTTGCAAGAATCTCTGCCTCATCTAAATTTTATTCAGGTACCACGATGTGTGACTTTTCCGAATGCCGTGGCCTACGAACTTCATGGGTTTGCTGATGCTTCTGCCGTTGCGTATGGTGCCTGCATTTACGTGCGCAGTATTTCCGCCGATGGTTCGGCACAATTGAAACTACTCAGCAGCAAATCAAAGGTTACACCACTGCATGAAGTAACCATCCCGAAGAAGGAATTGTGTGCTGCTCTACTGCTAACTCGCCTGCTGGAAAAGGTACTACAAGCCATACAGATGACGTTCCGAGAAATTGTTCTCTGGTCCGATAGCACAATCGTCCTGGCCTGGCTGAAGAAGCCTGCCGATCGTCTGCAAGTTTTTGTGCGAAATCGCGTGGCAGAGATCCAGAGAATCACCGGAAACTTCAAGTGGTGTTACGTTCGTTCGGGAAGCAATCCAGCTGACGTGGTATCGCGAGGTCAGTTACCGGAACAATTACTCAACAACGAACTATGGTGGAACGGCCCCGTGTTACTTAGATCAACCTACTACGAATTAGAAGATCCAGAAGAAGTTCCTGATCAGCTGCTTCCAGAGATGAAATTGGTCATCGCTACGCCAGCTGTGAAGGTCGAACTCTTTCCGTTTGTAACTAAATTCAGCAACTTTCGCAAGGTACAACGCATCATGGCATATGTTTTGAGGTTCGTCAACAATTGCCAGCAGAAGCATTTCCTCGATCGTATTCTCACTCCTTATTTGACCATCCGAGAATTGCAGCGCTCGACGGAGGTGCTCATCAAGATTTCCCAGCACGTTCAATTGGCACACGAATTTGAACGCCTTCAGTCCAATAAAAATTGCAAGCGAATCGGAAATCTTCGTCCATTCATCCGAGATGGCTTGCTCCGAGTCGGAGGCCGACTCATGCACTCCAAGTTGCCATATGCATCAAAGCATCCAATCATATTGCCCGACAAGGATCCCATCACGACGATGCTAATCAGGACGATGCACATCGAGCTGCTTCATCCGGGCCAATCGGTGCTCATCAACGCAATTCGACAGCGGTACTGGCCGCTCAAGGCTCGTTCTACTGTGAGGCAGATTACTCGCAAATGCGTAAAATGCTTTCGTGTGAGACCGGGAGCCACAACGCAGCTGATGGGGAATCTTCCGCAATCACGAATCGTGCCATCTCCACCATTCGCAGTGACTGGTGTGGACTACGCTGGTCCTTTGTTGGTAAAGCAAGGAACCTATCGTCCCAAACTCGTAAAGGCGTATGTAGCAGTGTATGTTTGCATGACCACCAAGGCCGTACACCTCGAAGCGGTTTCTGATCTGACGACGGATGCGTTCCTAGCATCACTCAGACGCTTCATCAGTCGTAGAGGATTGGTACAGCAGTTGCATTCTGATAATGCAACCAACTTTAAGGGAGCGAACCACGAGTTGAACCAGCTGTATCATCTTTTTCGAGATCAACAGATGTTCGATCAAGTTCAGCAGTTTTGCGCAGCACGTGAAATCGAGTGGCATTTCATCCCTCCTGACGCCCCTGAATTTGGCGGACTGTGGGAAGCGGCAGTGAAGTCGGCAAAAACTCACCTGAAGCGAGTCGTCGGTAATGCGCGGTTAACGTTTGAAGAATTGGCAACTATTCTCACGGAAATAGAAGCCGTGTTGAATTCTCGCCCTCTATTCAGCATCTCCACCGATCCAGCTGATCCACAAGTGATTACACCAGCACATTACCTGATAGGTCGTCCGCTCATCACACCAGCCGAGCCGTCTCTGGAAGACATCAAAGCCAACCGTTTGAGTCGATGGCAGCATTTGCAGCTCATGCGTGAGCACTTTTGGCGTGCTTGGAGACGGGATTATCTCAACACGTTGCAGCCACGGAAAAAGAATCTAAGAATGATGCCGAATCTACGCCCCGGAATGGTTGTTCTTCTCCACGACAAGACACAGCCACCTTTAAACTGGAAGCTGGGACATATCACCGCTGTCCACCCTGATGCTGAAGGCCTAGTTCGAGTAGTGGATATTTTTGTCGATGGTTCTACTTTCCGCCGTCCGGTCAACAAGCTTTCCGTTCTTCCCATCGAAGACAACTCCATCGCATCTCCATCCGACGACGAATCTGTTGTCACGTAG